The sequence GGTAGCGGGCCCGCTGAACATCCGTCAGCACCGGGCTGCCGAGCAGGACCAGGGCGGCCGACACGGGAACCGTGAAGAGCCAGTTCCCCGTCCTGGCGGTGGTCGCCGCCGCCCACGCCCACACAGGCACCAGCGCCAGGTGCGGCAGCACACCAGCGGCAAGAAAGCCGGTGTCCCGCCGCGCCCGGAGCACCGTGCGTCTCAGTCCAGCTGGAATCGTCATGGCACGACGCTAGGGCACCGCAGGAGGAAGGTGCCATGAATCCTGTACCCGATTTCATGGTGAACCCAGTGCCACCTAGATCTTGATCGCGGCCTGCCGGCGGGCGCGCGGCGTCACAGGTCGTCAGGTCAGCGAGTACGCTCCCGGGTTCAGGCGGCCTGTCGCCGCCAGTCGGAGGGGGTGTGTCCGCGGGCGCGTTTGAAGGCGACGCTGAACGCGAAGGCGTCCGCGTAGCCGACCGCGCGGGCGACGGCGGCGACGGTGTCGTCGGTGTCGCGCAGCAGATCGGCGGCCAGGGTCATCCGCCAGGTGGTGAGGTAGGTGAGCGGGGGTTCGCCGACGGCGGTGGTGAAGTGGGCGGCGAAGGTGGCCCGGGACTGGCCGACCTGGCCGGCGAGTTCGGCGACGGTCCAGCGGCGGGCCGGGTCCTCGTGCAGCAGGCGCAGTGCGTCGCCGACCGCCGGCGTCGTCAACGCCGCGTGCCAGGAGGGGAGTTCGGTGGCGTTCGGTCGGGCGCACCAGGCGCGCAGGGCGAGCACCAGGACGAGGTCGAGGAGGCGGCTGAGGACGGCGTCCTGGCCGGGTTCCTCCTGTGCGGTCTCGGTGGCGAGCAGGTCCAGGGCGCCTCTGGTACGGGGGCCGGCCGGGACGACGGCCAGGGGCGGGAGCGCGGCGAGCAGGCGCTCGCCGACGTCGCCGCGCAGGTCGTAGGCGCCGCGGAGCAGGACGGTGGCGCCGGGCAGCCCGTCGCCGTAGGTGCGGGGGGCCAGGCTGCGCCGGCACGGTCCGAGGGGTTCGAAGGCGGGCGTGGTGCCGCTGCGGATGATCACCTGGGGCGGGGTGTCCGGGGCGTCGGCGACGGTGCAGCGGGGGGTGCCGCTGATCAGCGCGATGTCGCCGGCGGCCAGCCGCACCGGGGCGGCCCGGGGGTCGTCGTCGAGGCGCACCCAGGCCGCACCGTCGAGTGCGGCGAGGACGGTGAGGGTGGGGGCGTCGGCGAAGGTCATCGCCCAGGGCGGGCGCTGGATCATCTGCCGCACCAGTGCGCTGCTCGCGCGGGCCCGGTGCAGCAGATCGCTCAGGACGTCCATGCGCCCCAGGCTAGACGATGCCGGAGCTGGACGACGACAAAGGGATCGTCGACGATCACCCATGGATCATCCGGATCCGGCACGGTTGTCTGGAGGGCATGACGAAGAACATCCTGATTCTCGGCGGCACCGGTACCACCGGCCGCCGCATCGCCCGCCGCCTCGCCGCCCAGGGCCTGGCGGTGCGGACCGCCGCCCGTACCGGCGCCGACGTCCGCCTCGACCTGGACGACCCCACGACCTGGGCGCCCGCGCTCGACGGCGTCACCGCCGCCTATCTCCTGGAGCCCGCCGGGCAGTCCCGCACCCCGCGTCTGGTCGAAGCAGCGGTCGCCGCGGGCGTGAAGCGCCTGGTACTGCTCTCCGCCCACGGCGTCGACCACGCCGACGACAGCCACCCGCTCAGGGCCGCCGAAGCGGCCGTGCGCGGGAGCGGCGTCGACTGGACCGTCCTGCAGCCCGAGTGGTTCGCCCAGAACTTCAGCGAGTCCTTCTGGCGGGAGGGCGTGCGCTCCGGCACTCTCACCCTGCCCACCGGGGACGGCCGGGTCCCCTTCGTCGACGCCGAGGACATCGCCGACGTCGCCGTGGCCGCCCTCACCGAGGACGGCCACAGCGGCCGGACCTACCGGCTGACCGGTCCCCGCTCGCTCAGCCTCGGCGAGGCGGCCGACGTGATCACCGCCGCCACCGGACGCGAGGTCCGCCACCTCGACATCGCCCCCGAGGACTTCATCGCCCAGCTGGTCGCCCACGGCACGCCCGAGGTCGTCGCCGGCGTGCTCACCGGCCTGCTGGTCAACATCCGCGACGGCCACGCCGCCGACGTCTCCGACGGTGTCGAACAGGCCCTCGGCCGCCCGGCCCGCTCCTTCGAGTCCTTCGCTGCCGCGGCGGCGGCCGCAGGCATCTGGGACTGAGCCCGTCCGCAGCTCCGGCCGTCCCCGCACGGCCGGGGCTGCGGCTACGTACCGGCCAGCCAGCCGGTACGCCGGGGCGCACCGGGTGTGCGGCGGTCGTGGACCAGCCAACGGAGACACAGGCCGACACGCTGGTGGATGTTCAGGCGCCGCAGGGCCGGAACAGGAGCGCGGGACGCCCGAATCCGCGAGTCGCTCCCGGGTCCGATCGAAACCCGATTTGTCAAGGAAATGATCGGCGCCTTCGGAGTGTCTCCCGTTTTTGCCCCGGCGGGCCGCGGTCTCCTACATTGTGCGGAACATTCGGTCGTCGCCTCCGGGGAGCGGAAGCCGAACCGCTTCCTCCGTGATTTCGGGTGGGAACAGAAGAACGCGCAGCCAATTGTGCGTTGACGGAACAATGCGCTCTCCGGCCGGACAACGACGGGTCCGCTCGTGCGGTGCGCGAACGCGGGGAAATGGGCGCAAGGAAAGGAGCCGGGTGATGAACCTGGTGGTCGCTGACCCGCACCACGGGCAGGTGGAGATCTCCGCCGACCGCGAGCGCGGAGTGGTCGAGGTCAGGTCGCCCTCTCTGCCGCACGCGACCGTAACGCGTCGGGAAGGATCCGTGGCCGGCGATGTTTCGCCGATCGGGACCCGTGACGGCAGCCGGACAGTTCTGACAGTGGGCGGCGAATCGGGGCGGGTGTCTCCGGGGACGGGGTTCGCCACCCGCCGGTCCTACCGGGTAGGTGTTGAATTCCGCGGTGTCTCCTACGGGTTCGACCCCGTCGCGAAACATCTCACCCGCTTCACCCGGAACGGGGTCGAGCTGGCCGTCTTCGAGCGGACCGCCACGGGCGGGATCGGGGCCTCCTGGTCGCCGGACGTTGCCTGCACCCCCGACGAGGCCGCACTCGGATACGTGCTCGTCGGCGCCTACGGAGTGGGATCCCCGGGCGTTCTGAAGTCCGTCATCGGACACGGGGGATTGCCTTTCTAGACCCTCGCCCCGGGTGACGCGCGGCTGGAACCCTTCGGCCGCGCGTCACCCGCACGGCTGGGCGACAGGATCCACGGGCGCCGCCCGGGCCGACGCTTCCTGCTGTCCCGTACGCCGCCCCGACAGCCCCGACAGCGACCGCGGGGCCGGGGTCCACACCTGCCGGACAGGCGAGTCGCAGCCGAGAACCGCCCGGTGGCACGGGCGTGCTTCCGGAGGTGTCCTGACGGTTCTCGCGCCCCCGCAGGCTGCGCGCCCGAGCGCCTGCGCAGCTCCGGGCTGCCCCAGAAGAACGATCAAGAGCACACCACGGCACACCCTCTCGGTCTGCTGCGTGCGACACCGGGCCCTTCCCATCCCGAGTACGCCCGCCTCGTTGCACAGACGGTCCGGCGGCTCCGGTTGCGGGCCGTCTGGGTATCGCGCGGTGGCGCCGCAAGCGCCACGGCGGTGCCCGGCGGAGTGGGGGAGTCCTGTCGTTGTCGACCGGCGGTCGTGACCCCGTGGCCGGCCGGACCCCGGCTCGCTCGTCGGAGTCACGGCGGGTGGGTTGCGGCCCGTGTCGAGGTGGCGCGATCCGGCGGGCAGGAGCCCGATTCGCTGCTGTTCGCCGGGGCGGGCGCGGGCGACACTGGTACGTGGGCGATCGGACCTTCGATGGCCCGTAGGCTGTCCATGATCCTGAGGGGGGAGCACATGCGGTCCAGCTCGATGACGAGGTCCCTCGCCGTCCTCACCGTCGCCGCCGCCATCGCTGTCGGCGGAACGGCGGGTACGGCCTCCGCGACGCCCGCGTCCGTCGCCCGGGAGGCGGCGGGCGCCCAGGCCGGCGTACGGCTCACAACCGTCGAGAACCTCGGCCTGAACGCTTCCGAAGCCGCCTACCTCCAGGACTGGCTGGCGCTGTACTGGGGTTACCCGGGCGCGGCCGACGGTCAGTTGGACACCGAGAGCTGGAAGGCGCTCCAGCGCTTCCTCCAGGCCAAATGGGGTTACCTCGGTGCGATCGACGGGATCGTCGGTACCGGGACCGTCAAGGCCCTGCAGCGCCGGCTGACGGCGGAGGAGAGCTACCACGGTCCGATCGACGGCGTCGCAGGACCGGACACCCGTGCGGCGTTCAAGCGCTTCGCCTCACCCAAGGACTGAACCCGGCGAACGGCCCGCCGGCGTGTGGCGGGGCCGTCGCCGGGCGCGGTCACGGCGTGCCGACGGAGGAGGTGTTGTTGCCTCCCGGGTCCCGGGCGGCAACAACACCGGTGCCCTCGTTACCGGTCACCTCGTCGGCGCGCCCGCAGCAGGCGGGCGGGGCCGCCGATCGTCAGACCCCCCAGGAGTGCTGCGAGCAGACCCACCGCGAGACCCGCGAGCCCTTCCCCGGGGAGGACGAGGACGAGAAGGCGGTGAATGCCCCAGGCGGCGAGGAGCGCGCACGTGACGAGGGCCCACAGACTCCCCTCGAGCCCGAGGCGCGGCGGCGCGGGCCGGTGCTGCTCGTCTTTCATGATGTTTCCGTTCCGTGGAGTCACTTGCCCTTGATCAATCCTTAGAGTCCACCCTTGACCGCCCCGCCGACGGCTCCGGTCGCCGCGCCCGGGCCGCAGCCCGCGCGGGCTCCGATCGAGCCGACGACACATCCGCCCACCGCTCCGAGAACCGCCTGCTCGCTCGACTTCTTCGACGCGGCCTGGAGCCGCTTCCAGGCAGAACGGACGCAAGGGGCCGATGCCCCGTGCGGCCCTCGCCGATGATCGCGAGGAGACACCCAGCCTCTCCCGCACCGCACCGATCCGTAACCCCCCGACCCGCTGCTCCCGACCGGCCGACCGGCTGCTCCCGACCGGTCCCCCTCCGAGGCACCAACAAGCACTGCGTCTGCACCTGCCCGTCCCGCGAGGCCCTCGCGACCGTGATGGACAAGGGCAAGAGGAGCTGTCACGTTGGCGGGTGTGTGATCGCCTGAGGGGGCGCCAACGCGACAGCTCCGATGTGGGGCCCGCCGACGAGCCGACGGGTCCTTGGGGAAGGCGGCTACGGAGTCCAGTCCTCGTACCAGGCCGTAGTGTCGATCATGCTGAACTTGCCCGTTGCCCGGACGACCGCCAGCTTCTCCGATTCCAGGAAACGGTAGGGGCCGCCGTCCAGTTTGAAACGATAGAAAACATCGAATGTTCGGGAGTTTCCGATCGTTCGAACGGCTTCCCAGTCCGGGGAAACTCCTTCGGCCATCGGAAATTCGTATTCCGCGTCCCCGCGCTCTCGGACGATCACTCGGGTACCGGCCGGGACGTACTCTCCGGGAGGCAGATCCTTGTCGCTCCGGTCGGTTTTCCAGCGGATTTCCATCTTCCCACGCCAGGCGGTCGCGTCGATCCAAGCCCGCGGTGCCGGCAGAACGGGCAGGACTCCCGTTTCCAGGTGCGCGGCCGGTGGCTCGGTCGTGGACGCGCGGAAGACGTGCACAAGGACTTCGACGAGTTGTTCGGCGAGTAGGGCGGCATCGACGATCTCGCCGACGACGGGCACGACCTGGGCGGCTGCCAGGGCGGCGATGGAGATGGCATTGACGACCACGCCTTCGATGTCGTGGTGTTCGAGCGCGGCGGCGATCCCCAAAGCATGGCCGATCCCCGGAACAATGGCGACGGTCGCGGCGGCCTTGTCGAGGGTTGTGACGTTTTTGTTGGCGAAGGTCTCCGACATGCCGTAGATCCAGGAGCCGACGGCGAAGGCGCCGACAGCCACGTGCGCACCGCTTTTCGCGCTGACCCGGGCATGGGTGGACGTCGAGGTGGTGTGGGCCTCGCTCCAGGTCGGGCCTTTGGGGTGCCGGTTCGGCAGGCTTTTCGTGTACTCGGTGTCTCGCGCCACCGCCGAAGCCATCTCCTTGGACCTGTGTTCGATGGCTTCCCATGATGCGGCAGGGATGCAGCTTCCCGCAGACCTCTTGGCGCGACCGCCTGGGACGCAGCCGGTAAGGCGTGCGTCTTCTGCGCTGTAGGCATAGGCTTCGTCCGCGGAATTCCGGTACTGCTCGAACGACTTGTGCGGTTCGGCGCGGCATTGCTTTTCGGCAATCTTCCACGGGACGATGTACTCAGGCCTTCCGGTTCCGTCGTCGAGAATCTTCAGTATGGTCCGGTCCTCTGCCAGGGCGTCCATCAGATTCTCGCCCGAGGGTATCTTGAAATAGTTTTTTATATCCCTTATTCGACGATTCCGGAACTCTTCAAGGTGCTCGGTGCGGCCCTGGGAAATGTCGACGATCGCAATCTTCACACTCTTTTCGAAGCTCACCTTCACGACGCCTCCCGCGCGAGTCCTTAGTTCCCCTTGAATCTCTCCGTGGCTGTACTCGGCGGCGTGGTAAGGAGTTTCGGCGAGATAGAAGCCATTCCAATCGGTATTTTCACTGGACTTTCGACGGATTGCATCCAGGAGCGAGGGGAGGTTATTCGGCTTGTATCCGTGGTAAAGGGTGGGACTGGTCGGGTCGCCAATGCTGATGGTGTCAGGCATGGTGGGGCCACCGTTTCGCGAGGATTGGATCACGGATGACTGCCGCACAGACCTCCCGTAATCTTTCGAGAGCGTATCTGTCGGGTTGATCGCGGATTCCG comes from Streptomyces sp. TLI_053 and encodes:
- a CDS encoding AraC family transcriptional regulator: MDVLSDLLHRARASSALVRQMIQRPPWAMTFADAPTLTVLAALDGAAWVRLDDDPRAAPVRLAAGDIALISGTPRCTVADAPDTPPQVIIRSGTTPAFEPLGPCRRSLAPRTYGDGLPGATVLLRGAYDLRGDVGERLLAALPPLAVVPAGPRTRGALDLLATETAQEEPGQDAVLSRLLDLVLVLALRAWCARPNATELPSWHAALTTPAVGDALRLLHEDPARRWTVAELAGQVGQSRATFAAHFTTAVGEPPLTYLTTWRMTLAADLLRDTDDTVAAVARAVGYADAFAFSVAFKRARGHTPSDWRRQAA
- a CDS encoding SDR family oxidoreductase, which produces MTKNILILGGTGTTGRRIARRLAAQGLAVRTAARTGADVRLDLDDPTTWAPALDGVTAAYLLEPAGQSRTPRLVEAAVAAGVKRLVLLSAHGVDHADDSHPLRAAEAAVRGSGVDWTVLQPEWFAQNFSESFWREGVRSGTLTLPTGDGRVPFVDAEDIADVAVAALTEDGHSGRTYRLTGPRSLSLGEAADVITAATGREVRHLDIAPEDFIAQLVAHGTPEVVAGVLTGLLVNIRDGHAADVSDGVEQALGRPARSFESFAAAAAAAGIWD
- a CDS encoding peptidoglycan-binding domain-containing protein, translated to MRSSSMTRSLAVLTVAAAIAVGGTAGTASATPASVAREAAGAQAGVRLTTVENLGLNASEAAYLQDWLALYWGYPGAADGQLDTESWKALQRFLQAKWGYLGAIDGIVGTGTVKALQRRLTAEESYHGPIDGVAGPDTRAAFKRFASPKD